A single window of Modestobacter italicus DNA harbors:
- a CDS encoding acyl-CoA dehydrogenase family protein, with the protein MSALEAGGPQVGPVDEAVTATAAAFRDLVTAGWSVPLPGAGATLARWRALAAVGEQDLALARLVEGHADAVAVLAELDGPPVAAGQRLGVWAAEPPGGEVTAVRTARGWRLSGRKQWCSGARALTAALVTATADDGRRLFLVDLAHPGVRVDPGAWVGAGMAGSDTADVLLVDVPARPVGGPRAYLDRPGFWHGGIGVAAVWVGGARGVAATLTDVAVQRGADPLRDAALGAADLALAGVEAALQVAAAEVDADPRDDAGDAQLRAHRVRGLAARAGEEVLGVVGRALGAGPLAHDAGHATRVADLTVYLRQHHGSRDDAALGALLRQRAPR; encoded by the coding sequence ATGAGCGCACTCGAGGCCGGCGGACCGCAGGTCGGACCGGTCGACGAGGCGGTGACGGCGACGGCCGCGGCCTTCCGCGACCTGGTCACCGCGGGCTGGTCGGTGCCGCTCCCCGGGGCGGGCGCGACGCTGGCCCGGTGGCGGGCGCTGGCCGCGGTCGGCGAGCAGGACCTGGCGCTCGCCCGGCTGGTCGAGGGCCACGCCGACGCGGTCGCCGTGCTGGCCGAGCTCGACGGGCCGCCCGTGGCGGCCGGCCAGCGGCTGGGGGTGTGGGCCGCCGAACCACCGGGCGGGGAGGTCACCGCGGTGCGGACCGCGCGCGGCTGGCGGCTCTCCGGACGCAAGCAGTGGTGCTCGGGAGCCCGCGCGCTCACCGCCGCGCTGGTCACCGCCACCGCGGACGACGGGCGGCGGCTCTTCCTGGTCGACCTGGCCCACCCCGGGGTGCGGGTGGACCCGGGCGCCTGGGTGGGCGCGGGCATGGCCGGCAGCGACACCGCCGACGTCCTGCTGGTCGACGTCCCCGCCCGGCCGGTCGGCGGTCCGCGGGCCTACCTGGACCGGCCGGGCTTCTGGCACGGCGGGATCGGCGTGGCCGCCGTGTGGGTCGGGGGCGCCCGCGGCGTGGCGGCGACGCTCACCGACGTCGCCGTGCAGCGCGGGGCCGACCCGCTGCGCGACGCCGCCCTGGGTGCCGCCGACCTGGCCCTCGCCGGGGTCGAGGCAGCACTGCAGGTCGCCGCGGCCGAGGTCGACGCCGACCCCCGGGACGACGCCGGGGACGCGCAGCTCCGGGCCCACCGGGTGCGCGGGCTCGCCGCCCGGGCCGGGGAGGAGGTGCTGGGCGTCGTCGGGCGCGCGCTCGGCGCCGGCCCGCTGGCCCACGACGCCGGGCACGCCACCCGGGTCGCCGACCTCACCGTCTACCTGCGCCAGCACCACGGCAGCCGGGACGACGCCGCCCTCGGTGCGCTGCTCCGGCAGCGGGCGCCCCGGTGA
- a CDS encoding cupin domain-containing protein, with translation MPDPERQDRASSSTSEGGARPALSRCIRVDPEVFAAEHWARRPLLSTAEQLGSTFTDLLTLDAVDELLSTRGLRTPFLRIAKDGAVVDTKRFTSPQGAGAEVADQVSSDAVLRLFADGSTVVLQGLHRLWPPLIAFAGQLAADLGHPTQVNAYITPPSSRGFSPHYDVHDVFVLQVAGEKHWTIHEPLLADPLRTHPWADRAAEVAAAAERAPVIDTVLRPGDALYLPRGYIHSAVALGEISAHLTVGVHSVTRWGAVESALDLVRTLAADDPALRGSLPLGVDLADPAATADDVAAVLTGLHRWLDQVDPAAVADSLRARTWAQVRPAPVSPLAQSSALTALDADSVLQVRPLLRVKLHDPVGGRVALVAGRRTHDLPAATHPALAALLAAGELKVGDLPGLDADERLTLARRLVTEAIAVVPDARPAGGGHDGDRGGHPGR, from the coding sequence GTGCCTGACCCGGAACGGCAGGACCGGGCGTCGTCCTCCACCTCGGAGGGCGGCGCCCGTCCCGCGCTGAGCCGCTGCATCCGCGTCGACCCCGAGGTCTTCGCCGCCGAGCACTGGGCCCGGCGCCCGCTGCTGTCCACCGCCGAGCAGCTCGGGAGCACCTTCACCGACCTGCTGACCCTGGACGCGGTCGACGAGCTGCTGAGCACCCGCGGGCTGCGCACGCCGTTCCTCCGCATCGCCAAGGACGGCGCCGTCGTCGACACCAAGCGCTTCACCAGCCCCCAGGGCGCGGGCGCCGAGGTCGCCGACCAGGTGTCCTCCGACGCGGTGCTCCGGCTCTTCGCCGACGGCAGCACCGTCGTGCTGCAGGGGCTGCACCGGCTGTGGCCGCCGCTGATCGCGTTCGCCGGCCAGCTCGCCGCCGACCTCGGGCACCCCACCCAGGTCAACGCCTACATCACCCCGCCGTCCTCGCGCGGGTTCTCCCCGCACTACGACGTGCACGACGTCTTCGTGCTGCAGGTCGCCGGCGAGAAGCACTGGACGATCCACGAGCCGTTGCTCGCCGACCCGCTGCGCACCCACCCGTGGGCCGACCGGGCCGCGGAGGTCGCCGCCGCCGCCGAGCGCGCGCCGGTGATCGACACCGTGCTGCGCCCCGGCGACGCCCTCTACCTGCCGCGCGGCTACATCCACTCGGCGGTCGCGCTCGGCGAGATCAGCGCCCACCTCACCGTCGGGGTCCACTCGGTGACCCGGTGGGGCGCGGTCGAGTCCGCGCTGGACCTGGTCCGCACCCTCGCCGCCGACGACCCCGCGCTGCGCGGTTCGCTGCCGCTCGGCGTCGACCTCGCCGATCCCGCGGCCACCGCCGATGACGTCGCGGCCGTGCTCACCGGTCTGCACCGCTGGCTGGACCAGGTCGACCCGGCCGCCGTCGCCGACTCGCTGCGGGCCCGGACCTGGGCCCAGGTGCGCCCGGCCCCGGTGTCGCCGCTGGCCCAGTCCAGCGCCCTCACCGCCCTGGACGCCGACTCCGTGCTGCAGGTGCGCCCGCTGCTCCGGGTCAAGCTGCACGACCCGGTCGGGGGCCGGGTGGCGCTGGTCGCCGGCCGCCGCACGCACGACCTCCCGGCCGCCACCCACCCGGCGCTGGCCGCGCTGCTGGCCGCGGGCGAGCTGAAGGTCGGCGACCTGCCCGGGCTGGACGCCGACGAGCGGCTCACGCTGGCCCGCCGGCTGGTGACCGAGGCGATCGCGGTCGTCCCGGACGCCCGCCCCGCGGGCGGCGGGCACGATGGAGACCGTGGCGGCCATCCCGGACGGTGA